ATCGGTCGATTTCCATACGGCCGGCCCGAACCATTCGTTGCCGCCTCCGGCATAGATCGTTCCTGATTCGGCGTCGCCGATCGCATGATGGATCGGCCAGGTCTCGCAGTATGGGCCCCTGATGTCCCACTTCTTTCGGGCCGCATCGCTCTCGGCGATGAACACGCCCTTCTTGGTGCCGAGGAGAATCAGAATCCGTTTGGCCATGAAGCTTGTTCCTCCAGACTTTTGTCCTGTGCCTTCTGCACCCAAGCCGTGGTATGAAAGCATGAGAATTATGTTGATATCAACTGACAGAATCAAATGACCGACGAGAACCTCCTCGACTTCAGCACCACACTGGAGGTTCGCGACAGCTGCCTGTGCATGCACGCGCAGCGGGCGGCGCGGGCGCTGGCGCGGCGCTACGACGAGGCGTTGCGACCGTCCGGCCTGACGAACGGGCAGTTTTCGGTGCTGATGGCGCTCAACCGGCCGGGCGGAGCGGGGATCAGGGATGTGGCGGAGGTTCTGGCGATGGACCGGACGACGGTGACCGC
This portion of the Mesorhizobium shangrilense genome encodes:
- a CDS encoding MarR family winged helix-turn-helix transcriptional regulator, giving the protein MTDENLLDFSTTLEVRDSCLCMHAQRAARALARRYDEALRPSGLTNGQFSVLMALNRPGGAGIRDVAEVLAMDRTTVTAVLKPLTRRGLVEVAASPKDRRARALILTQAGRGLLVAALPVWRKMQKEIESLLQEPERLRTEMRSLC